Genomic window (Manduca sexta isolate Smith_Timp_Sample1 chromosome 26, JHU_Msex_v1.0, whole genome shotgun sequence):
attaatatttgttattttttttttattgtgaaatttatAGATACTTCAGAATTCCATCAACAATTAATTCGccaattttctttaaaaacttaattttatttaaacatataacaGTAAGCCTCAAAAGGTCTATAAAGAATGTACACTCAAACATTCACTATTATAAAACGCCGGTGgagatattttatgaataaataaaataatgtaataatatcatttaaattcaGTCATTTCATATGTCCATCTTTCGCCAAGTGTCCGTGGTGCAACGGCTTATAAGCCAGGTGTGACGCAAATTGCGGCTTCGATTCGCCCTTTAACGCAACATGAACAAATATGTTTTACGGGGTATCCTAGAGCGAAAAATGCGACGCGACACCGTGCGGTGCGGTACTTATATTATGGCACCTTCCCCACaaccacaaaaaaatatatttctgaatCACTCACTTATTTACAAGTTAAAAACACATCCATATATAAAAGAcacatacataaacaaataaaaactattttatgggtAGACGAACGACGACATTAAAAATGTCCAGTTTTTTACATTTGGCtgcaaaactataaaaattataaaaataatttaacatgttTCGGAAACCATCTCACACTATAAtgatataacaaatatatttaattaaattcatggTTGTTTACTATGTAATTTTTCAAACACAGAgagctattttaatttatcaaaatgtaataACTCCTAAAAAAGTAACGAAAATGCGGGTTAAAACAGTTCTGTATGTAACTCAATTTATGTGGTTTCAACCCTCGTAGACTCTAAGCTTTTCAGTTGACTTAACTAGTAGTATCCACTGGAAGTATATGATGACTGAGGTTGATTGCAGAACATGGGTTTACCACTTCGCCGACAATAAGAGGAAAGGTTCCTTCAGAACGCAACTCAACGTTATAATGTAGAAAAGCCAAGTTTCGTTTTCAtctagcaataaataataaagtacatcGATGTTCCTGCAGCAATATTGTATataggtaagtaaataaaattttcaaccaGGATATGAATAAAACGATATTGGCATTATTTTGTACCAATGGGTTTATCAAGGAAAATACTAATTCAGTAGGAACCTTGatacataaaactaaattaagctgtatttacatttaaattaccaTTTTAGTATACCTTCTACTCAGTTGTATCGAAGtcgatataaatattcatttaaatttttttagtaatttacaTACGAACGACTAATAAATACAGCTTCGAAATTATAAATACGTATGTCTCATATAAAATCAGTTTCTAGATTGTACTATCAGTAACTTCAGCACACTGCCGTGTTGTGAAGGATATTTTTGTGCTTTAGTTAtagtcatgtaaaaaaaatcacccaCGTACTAATATGCTCAACTTGTTTGCTGGCTATTGTATGTTATTTCTGCTGGAGTATTTTAggtttaaaggtaattttttagGGTGAGCATCATGCAGTACCAggtattttgttattcaaagctTTGTGTATTGTTGACACTGTTTATGAGAAAGCTTACTAAAAGGCCAGATAGCCGACCGTTtcgaatgtataaaaaataattaaagactgAAAGTTAAgcgatttattaaataaccGTTTTATAATCACACAATGTATTCATTATCGCAGTCAAAAAGACGTagttataacaaaaatagtTCATTCAAGTACGTCATATTACATATCCTATGATATTATTTCTTAGgtgacattttatataattaaaaaccttattttatGATACAATCATTTCAGTGCCATTAAGTatatatacaacaaaataaaaggtTATTTATTGTTGCGTAgtttctttcttattttctttaatctGAACAGGACCTAGGTACGGGTTGTATCTCTCATTGTAGGGCCGATATTTCGTCGAATCGTAAGGATATCTGGTGTCATAGGGCCGATTATAAGGGCTGTAGGGGTTCCGGTAGTTGTATCTGTTGTACAGCGGGTCGAATGTTCTATCTTTACCGTCTACTAAAGGTACTTGTGCAAGAGGAGTTTTCCCGTCGGCTGGTATGTGGACGCCTGAAGGCCTAAATCCTGCGGTCATCATTAATCTTACATTTGAGTACAGTAAGCAACAGAAGCAGCTGGACAGATTTAACACAAGAAATCCCATgctataattttgttgtttattgtacaaacaatataaatcgCTGCATTAGCAAACGTAACATTTAAAAGCTTTTTAACTTCTGtaaaaattctaattttaaagtaatgaaattacctacataaataaaatatagttattaatattttaacgaaaaaGAAATCATAACACTTACCATTTTCATCAGCAACATAACTAACTTGTATAGGTGTGCCTTCAGGTGACACATAAGCATAGCTTCCTTGCACGAccttaaaaatcaaataaatattgactaTCAATCTATATAGGGTCTCGggtaatgaattttattaaaactaaacgtgcatcattgtttatttttagttttcctTGCCAGgaatgtacttttttatttcagaccgcattgaatatttttattttaaataacttatggTTTATCTAACAAGTTTACCTGTGTTCCTTGAGGATTGCCGGTATTGTCAATATAGGCATCTTTTAAAAATCCACTTTCCTGCGCTTGCTTGCCGTCGCCGGTAGTAAAGCTGCAAAATATACcgatatataactttttattcagAATTATTTCATACCCAATTCAGGCCAATATCATTCGCCCTTCACATGGACACAACGCTATCGCCGCGCAGTAATCGCATACAcaagtttattaataacaaatgtaGACTTTATTGTATATGCAAGATCATTTAAAATGCCTAGCATCCACCTTAGAATAACTTAACATAACCACGTATGGTAAACTTTATTGAAACACaagtattttaacaataataaagtgGCGCTGTAAAAATCttacttatacatacatactgtAAATGTAAAACTTGTTGTTCTTTCACAGATGTATATCAGAAATATATATAGGCAGTAATTACTAAATCAATTTGACAATAACCCTTGTTCTGGTAACatattataggctattttttccCGAAAATGGTAACCACGCGCGCGTTGGCTCAATCAATAcctattatattcaatatttttatggaactattaaaattatcacTTACCTAAAAGCGTAAGATCCATCGCCGACATGTTCACTTGCATAGGACAGTATCGGCACCGCAGGACCCGCGCGAttcgtattataatattgattattataatacggattattataataaggatTATTGTAATATGGATTATTTGGATTTGCCACAGCCAAAGGAACGGGAGGGGGAACTGTAGATGTTCCAGTTGGAGCCTCTGCAGCAACCGCGAATGACAAAGGATGAACAATGGACATAAGCCCGAACAGCATTAACGTTGTAGCTAACATGCCTGCCATCCTGCAAACAGTATAATCCCATTTAATTGGTTAAAAACACAAGATATTATCAATTACACTGAAAAAACACATgacatattaatttgttaatgaaTACACGTCGTAACGTAgccattacaaaaataattttcgtgTAAATTACCTTTAATCCGCATGCACCCGTATGTCGGATGGTACTGCTACCGTGAGATCCAAGTAATCCATTTATAGGCAGCAGGGTTACTAAGTGATGATATTTTTTGCTATGCCATCATTCAAACGTGAGGTTCACACACGTATTTAATCCACCGACAGTCATTAGCCGTGTTTTAGTTACAAGTTGTTCAAAATTTCATCAGCACGAATACCTAGTGGAAATCACTTAGTGAAAACCTTAAATTACGTTAAGTGCTTGCCTCAGTTACTTAAACACGATCTATCCAATTATGTTGCAGATATTCTAAAGGTAAATTTCTGTGCATTGTTAACGATACTTCATAAAATGTCACATCACTTAATGTAATTAATCATAACTATTTAGTCACCAATAACATCCCAGATGTATTGGcgttttaattcaatataagtaaatattactgtaatattttaagTGTTAGCAGTTACtgctttgtgaattaccgcttgctttaacggtgaagaaaaacctcgcgaggaaacctacttacctgagaaattctctataggaatttttaggagatgtaaagtctaccaattcacactaatccagcgtggtggactaaggcctaatccctttcagtagtagaggaggcccgtgcccagcaattggacagtattataatacagagctaatattatattatttttttagtataacaAGCTTATGGGGACACATGGTATGAAATATTGTGTAACacgcaattttatatttataccgtatttaaaaatagctgaataaagttaatttaccaaaaatccTAGAATTATGATACAAGTACAGTTCTCCACTATCAAAGTAGATTAGTGGCGTTCTAATACACTCTAACTTTaatgatgtaaatattattcttcTCAACGTGACATTACGTGGCCTATttactgaatatattataaacgcaGATTGTAGTTTTTCCACCCCTCAATTTGCTTTAGACAAAgaataatatatcttaaagttaactaatcaatatatttgtttatttttttaaattttattgtagcCACAGTCAGTTCCAGTcattatgtgaaaataatttattgactgCACATTACAGCCATTTTTTTAGCTGTGCCTCCAATTGAAGTATCTGAAAATCTCCGTTTAAAATCACgatataggtatttataacGTCACAAAAACTGTTATCTCTATCTGTATCGGTACCCtgcttataatatataattcaatgcTAGATCGAATAGCTTGATAGGAACAAATAAGCACTACGAACAAtttacaagttttaattagaATCCCAGACTAACGTcatcttgaaatattttctttggctaagtttaacaatatattaattaatgctaatttaacaaaattggATAAGTTCATGAACAAAGTGAAGGGTTTCCTCAGTTACATAGTCGTATGACCAGATAACAAGCATGTTGATAAGATGTGTATTTTTAGATAGAATAGATTCAAAatctatacattattttatgagCACGTCTCAACGCGTTTACAATTGTAAAAACTATTAGTGCtaaatgatataatattgtaatacataacactactcaataaataaaaaaaatctgacttAAATTAACACAAAGAATCAAACATTTGAGAATAACAAGAACATTTCTCGAAGTCGAACCTTCAGCTTTCCAGATTACAAATGACTGGTCCCTATTTTTCCACGAGGGCTGTAAATACATACAATGTCtctcataaatacataaatttcgTCATTACTTCCCAAAAATGGATCAAATAAATGACATCATTTCAAAATCGTcataaaatgctttataattcattaaaataaggTCAAATGTTTTGTTACTATTATGCATTACAAGAGATAATCAACGAATTAATTACCCTTACATGATAGTTAACGAACTAAATTACACATCTTACTATATTATTGCGTTTTTTTACTATTCAGCCCATAAACGCATGTAAGAACGTAAGTTTAGTAGTCCGCTTTAATTTTATCTTGTGGCAAGTTTATGTATGCGgaagtattaaatttttttaagtgttttaatttgtaattaattgccCATTGTATGGCTAGTTGCTGTTAATCTAATGTTATTTGCATGTAAAACAAGATTAAaataattggtataattaattaattactatgtaacataagtttataaaatattttttatagtgtgAAATAAAACTGCATGCTTCAGATATTATAATCAACTCATCGATTTAGTTGTACTACTTTAAAAGGTGAAACAAGGGctttaaaaatcagaaaagtcaTCGATATGAAGTCCAGGCAgcacttataaatattattgagaagattcaaaaaattattcatactATATTGAAGGAGAGctagaaataaaaatgactcCGTACTCTAACTTTTTTTGCGACATAATGCAGTTTTGTCGGTCACTCGTTGATAAATGCAATAAGTTCCAAAAAGATAAGATGATCTAAGTAAGGAACaagaacttaatttttttattaattctactCCTATGTGAATTTGCAAAGGTGTTTGGAGTGTTAAAATTAGccgcatattatattatacaatcgTAGAAAGTATTTGGATAAAACCGAGAACTGAAATAGAACACAATCGTGAATAAATTCTGACGCGAGAGTAAGTTACGTTCGAACAATAGCTAAACATCGATTTACTAACTTGGAAGTCTCAAAGTATCATAATGTATAGTTTTGTATATAACTTATAGAACATATCTTCAAatttttttctgaatattttacagatttaagtGCCATTTTAGACTAGATCcatttatattctaatataaaatccctagaatttttcattgatattcGCTGTTAAAAACCAACCTCGTCATACTAAATTGGCCAAGCACTTTTAACtttatgtaacatattatttacatttacatgcttagaatataacatttataaaatgtatgaacgATGATTGATGATCAAGTTAAACTTGTCGAGACGAGAAATACATCTATCTTTGCCAATAATAAACTTGTAACAGACCCAAGTCTatacattttagataaagaaaaaaaaaactaaaattggaCTTTTATAGAGCACAGAAGTTtaaacaacagttttttttatttttctgtttttctgtctgtctatatgtttgtACACATAACACGTAAAAactattgcaaaatattaaatgtgCTTTTGACGGATATATTGGTAGAGATCAATCTTAAAATATAGGATccattttatctcggaaaattataaagccggacttttatcccgaaaaacatTTTCCCCTCTGAGAGCATTCCTCTTTTAGGGCTGGTTTTTGTATGGTCAGACAAAAGCTTTCatcaattaaattgtaacataatatagtaaattaaCACATGCCtgtaatgtttttattcgtttatgttacattttatcctacgcataaattttatctgataatTGAAAAACCAGACCTAAGTCATCTTTATAGAATACTAGGCTTTATTCGTGGTTGCGCCAGCATGACAAGCTTTTCCTACTACAGAAATCCCTAAAACATTGTAACGATTCATGGAACTAGCCGATACTTATAGGACACTtacgccatctattttaaaaattatattatttctcagTAAATCACCAAGATTAAAGTAGCCTATGAGTtcatccaggacatggtctccCCGTGTGCCAAATCCGTTGTTCTGTTCacgagtttacttctaacaaacaaccaaactaGCTTTTTGTGGCATAAAAGTGCCGtgatatattttcccgggataaaagtaaactatgtccttcccaaactaactccataccaaatttcatcgaaatacgttCGTTACTTTTTGAGTTTACGGCGTTaagacaaacagacagacgcaGAGGgtgatttttatgatatttaaaagtaattcatTAATGGTATAAGCTgggtttataaaatatcatatctTCATAGaataattcttaaaaattcAGAGGTTCGATGGTGTTGCTACTCCTTAGAGGCGGTGTGGCGCTTATCATTAAGCGAGTAGTTTCTTCGACTCGCCaatcaataatacaaataaagtaaaagtATCAATCcacactaaaaataaatgatcaaTAGAATGCAAGATTTAACGAAATGAAGATACTTTGGAGGTCATTTCCGCTGAAGAAATGTATAAAAGCACTTTGCACATGCCAAAAGGTATCATTAGCTCTACCAGCACGAACCAAACTCATTCAAAATGAAATCGGTACGTCACTCTAGTTCactataatatgcataatttaatactttgacatttatattttgtgtaaaattataatataaactacagCCACATCTCAAGCGCTTCGccaaactttataaataatatttgaagtgtTATTGTGTgctgttaatattaaatatttaagtgttaGTTATGGTTTTAAAAGTGCACGATAACATTTTTGGGAATACTGGCGAAGCCaagccgcaggttcaaaaccgaaAGCATACTTCTAAGACTTTTTGGATAATTacgtgaaggaaacatcgtgaagTACAATCTACATAAGAATTCTCCATAGGAATCGAATCTATGTGAACTCTACCAAGGCGAACTAAGTCACCATGCTGGATCAAGACGTAAACAATCTCAGTAGTGAGAGatccgtacccagcagtggaataatatataatacaagtatGGTATTAtcatcttattattttttttaaaacgtctATTTATTTCACAGGTAATCCTTGTCGCTCTTGCTTTCGCGGCCGTCGCCGTCGCTGCTCCCGCTGAGCCCATCAAGATCCTCAAGTCATCTAGCGATGTCAACCCCGATGGTGCCTACGTATACAAGTACTGTCATAATTTACTTAAACTTATATTATACATCTTTACACTCCAAAGTCCCTTTTTGTCGCACTGATTGAAAGATCGGTATTTTTTAACGTttgtttccattttattaatctgtttatatttgttgtatAATTTCCTATCTGATTCTTTTAAAACATCTGGTTTTCATAACTTAAATTTATGTGGTTCAGGAGTTTTTGTGTACTTACTAATGTATCAGTTCAGTTTAATGAACTCTGAGTCCCAATTCTTTAATCCTGATACTGCAGTGAGGGGACATAAAgtaactttacaataaattaacatttcctAAATTCATATTCGATTATTTAGTTTAAGCGATATCCTATCAAAACTTACGACATGTAgaatacaatcataaaattgagaacattattcattatataataatattactattttttcttCAACAGCTTCGAGACTGAAAACGGAATCGTCCGCAGCGAAAACGGTGATGTGAAACAAGTTCTCGACGCTGAAAACAAGCCCCATGAAGTCGTTGTCATGCGTGGATCTTTCTCTTACGTCGACCCCGAAGGCAAGACGCAACTCATCAACTACTACGCTGATGAGTTCGGCTTCCACGCTGAAGGAGACTCCATCCCCAAAGTTGTTGTCGCCAGGAGATAAGCACCTTACAACCAGGACCAACTAGTATTAGACTAATGATCTTGCTGCCATAATGAACGCACGGTGAAGCGTCAGCCGTACGTTTTCTGCTGTTATTTGATGCTTCCTGCCAT
Coding sequences:
- the LOC115444649 gene encoding uncharacterized protein LOC115444649, with protein sequence MAGMLATTLMLFGLMSIVHPLSFAVAAEAPTGTSTVPPPVPLAVANPNNPYYNNPYYNNPYYNNQYYNTNRAGPAVPILSYASEHVGDGSYAFSFTTGDGKQAQESGFLKDAYIDNTGNPQGTQVVQGSYAYVSPEGTPIQVSYVADENGFRPSGVHIPADGKTPLAQVPLVDGKDRTFDPLYNRYNYRNPYSPYNRPYDTRYPYDSTKYRPYNERYNPYLGPVQIKENKKETTFLTIVNLRTKLFKDSNPVILFAAIGVITADVISIQPFHQGHYQQQQQTPQPLPQAYPGDNNVPIINQDQVINPDGSYKWSYETGNGIAAEEQGFLKNQGAGENEAQSAQGQFHYTAPDGQLIQLQYLADENGFQPQGAHLPTPPPIPEEIQKALEYLATVPPAIPDVKEYIRH
- the LOC115444652 gene encoding larval cuticle protein 16/17-like, with the protein product MKSVILVALAFAAVAVAAPAEPIKILKSSSDVNPDGAYVYNFETENGIVRSENGDVKQVLDAENKPHEVVVMRGSFSYVDPEGKTQLINYYADEFGFHAEGDSIPKVVVARR